gtgcagttatttttgcaCCAACTTCAGCCGTTCTTGTTTGTGAACATTAATGATACAGCGAAGATCCAGTGCTCTTCCAAAGAAAAATTTGTAGCAGGAGGTATAACAGCTGAGTGGTACAGGAGACGGGAAGGTGAGGCCCCCATGTTAATTaagagatgctcagatattaAAAATGCAACTAAAGTTGCTTGCATATCGGAAGGACACAACTTGACCCTGGTAATCTACAATGCCCAAAGGAATGACTCTGGGGTTTATTACTGTACCGATTCATACATGAGCTTCTTGACATTTGGCAACGGATCCACACTGATTGTAGGAGGTAAGGAAACAATTGGATGATTAGGAAAGAAATGGAATGACAATGCTGACATATTTCATGTGcatgttaaaatataaaaagatggTTTGACTGCTTATCAAAGATTCCATTGTTAAAAGACAGACTGTTTGGAACCAAAAAAGAGCAAGTAAACAGTAATtgctgaaagaagagaaaaaattatattttgcgcAATTAAAACTAGAAAAATAGTGAAAATGATCTCTTGAAAATGTTCTGACGTATTCCTGGTCAGGGCACACGCTAGGAATATTTGTAATCTAAGAGTCATGTTTAAATGAAAGAACGTCTTGAAATTAGGAAATGTTCTTAGACTGCATCAGTTTTTAGATAGCACAGAATTTCTAAGTGCAAATATCTGTTTAGCTTGGGCGGGATTTGATTTTTCAGATTCTTCGTATTTTCTTATTTATACAACGTATTTTTCCTTTGAGCTACTTTCATCTTGTACGTTTAACCCCCTGAATCAAACTGCAGCTCAACTGAGCCTCACACTGAGCTCTGTGCTTTCTCCTGCTCAGACAGTTACACCAGCAGCAGTTGGGTGCTGACTCTGGCTCCATCTCCCCACGGCCTCCTCTCCCCCGGGACGGCTGATCTGGCTTGTGTGGTCCATGGAGTTTCCAACCCAGTCCAAATTTCCTGGAGTTTTTCTGGGGATCTGCAGGAACAGGGTCTGATGCGTTCGTTGAAAGCAAAGGATGGCTCCTTTGTGTTCATAAATCACATCAGCGTCCCCATGGACACCTGGACCAGTGGGAAGAATTTCACCTGTGATGTTAAATTCAACTCTTCTAGCAAAAGCGTTAAGAAAATTGCCCGGTATATTGAAGGTGAGTGATTTTATATTCGCTTCTAGGAGTAGAGAGGAGTCAGATAGATAGTCcagtgaggtcctggtccatgactgggattcCGAGGCGCTATGATGATTATGACGGTAATTAGACGTTCAAAGTGCCTGTGGTCCGAGCTACTTTAATGTAATTTGCAATTAGAGAAAGTTGTGAAATTCTGGATAATGTGTAGGAGCAGGCAGATCTGCAGAGAactttgggaaaggaggaaagggGAATTGCACTGCTCGCAGACAGTGATTTCCAATAGAAACTGTCATGCCAACTGTACCTGCAAAGCACCCTACAGAGTTAAATGAGGACCAGTGtcagagggagaagagaacagaggcacttgcaggtgcagagagctgTTTCCTGGTGAGATGTGGAGAGGTGATGAGGTGAGGAGAGACCTACAGGGAGGATTTTGTAGATGGCAGAAGGTGCAGAGAAGATTCTGATTACAGGAGAAATCATCAGCCTAATGAAATGGGCACAACAGAGAGTGAAAGGTG
The sequence above is a segment of the Chelonia mydas isolate rCheMyd1 chromosome 24, rCheMyd1.pri.v2, whole genome shotgun sequence genome. Coding sequences within it:
- the LOC119564214 gene encoding uncharacterized protein LOC119564214 isoform X1, with amino-acid sequence MLFSKYLLLSFLVIRVQLFLHQLQPFLFVNINDTAKIQCSSKEKFVAGGITAEWYRRREGEAPMLIKRCSDIKNATKVACISEGHNLTLVIYNAQRNDSGVYYCTDSYMSFLTFGNGSTLIVGDSYTSSSWVLTLAPSPHGLLSPGTADLACVVHGVSNPVQISWSFSGDLQEQGLMRSLKAKDGSFVFINHISVPMDTWTSGKNFTCDVKFNSSSKSVKKIARYIEASSTAPARECSRYIVPLAAGAGLLLLAVSLSLVWTLCPSALGLKPRISAPPASEEHQDGILYTHLDFDLRSRDRSTMQRSARGKSIKP
- the LOC119564214 gene encoding uncharacterized protein LOC119564214 isoform X2, with amino-acid sequence MLFSKYLLLSFLVIRVQLFLHQLQPFLFVNINDTAKIQCSSKEKFVAGGITAEWYRRREGEAPMLIKRCSDIKNATKVACISEGHNLTLVIYNAQRNDSGVYYCTDSYMSFLTFGNGSTLIVGDSYTSSSWVLTLAPSPHGLLSPGTADLACVVHGVSNPVQISWSFSGDLQEQGLMRSLKAKDGSFVFINHISVPMDTWTSGKNFTCDVKFNSSSKSVKKIARYIEAPARECSRYIVPLAAGAGLLLLAVSLSLVWTLCPSALGLKPRISAPPASEEHQDGILYTHLDFDLRSRDRSTMQRSARGKSIKP